The Rhizobium glycinendophyticum genome window below encodes:
- a CDS encoding SDR family oxidoreductase: MDLMLKGKRVLITGASQGIGEGLAEVFAEEGCDLHLVARQVERMHALASRLNERYGVDVRVQGADLTQPGSVAQIAAEAGDVDVLVNNAGAIPAGNIWQVDAEAWRRGWDVKVMGYIDMTRIFYARMKARGHGVILNNIGNGGENFDARYIAGSTGNAALMAFTRAIGGPSLDDNIRVIGVNPGPVATDRIIKVLKLRAQEQLGDECRYEELMANYPLGRVAKVREIADLFAFLASERSGYTSGTIITVDGGITSRRSIGG; this comes from the coding sequence ATGGATCTGATGTTGAAGGGAAAGCGGGTTCTGATCACGGGGGCATCGCAGGGCATCGGTGAAGGTTTGGCGGAGGTCTTTGCCGAGGAGGGCTGCGATCTTCACCTTGTCGCGCGCCAGGTCGAAAGAATGCACGCGCTGGCAAGCCGCCTTAACGAACGCTACGGGGTGGATGTCAGGGTTCAGGGGGCGGATCTAACGCAACCCGGTTCCGTGGCACAGATCGCGGCGGAAGCGGGCGACGTAGACGTGCTCGTCAACAACGCCGGTGCCATCCCTGCCGGGAATATCTGGCAGGTCGATGCCGAGGCGTGGCGCCGGGGCTGGGACGTGAAGGTCATGGGCTACATCGACATGACCCGGATATTCTATGCCCGGATGAAGGCGCGGGGGCACGGTGTGATCCTCAACAACATCGGCAATGGCGGGGAGAACTTCGATGCGCGCTACATTGCCGGCAGCACCGGCAATGCCGCGCTCATGGCGTTCACCAGGGCTATCGGCGGGCCGAGCCTCGACGACAACATCCGGGTTATCGGCGTCAATCCCGGGCCCGTCGCGACGGACCGCATCATCAAGGTGCTCAAGCTGCGCGCTCAAGAGCAGCTCGGCGACGAATGCCGCTATGAGGAATTGATGGCGAACTACCCGTTGGGGCGGGTTGCCAAGGTGCGGGAGATCGCTGACCTCTTCGCATTCCTCGCCTCTGAACGCTCGGGCTATACCTCGGGCACGATCATAACGGTGGATGGCGGCATTACCTCCCGCCGTTCGATCGGAGGATGA
- a CDS encoding enoyl-CoA hydratase/isomerase family protein, producing MKNYKSFDSVVVDRPEEGVLRVLLNRPDRLNALDEEGHRQLADIWRVIARDDDTRAVLLAAEGRAFSAGGDFAVVEDLAARPEARARMFREARDLVFGIIDCPKPIVSAIKGSAVGAGLAAALLSDIPVAAKSAKLVDGHVRLGVAAGDHAAIIWPLLCGMAKAKYHLLLNEPVTGEAAERMGLVALCVEDDALEAETLQIAGRLAAGSPSALQWTKHSLNNWLRLAGPSFDASLALEMLGFAGEDLGEGLQSLRERRAPSFSKKSGM from the coding sequence ATGAAGAACTATAAAAGTTTCGACAGCGTCGTCGTGGACCGGCCGGAGGAGGGGGTGTTGCGGGTTCTGCTGAACCGCCCCGACCGGCTGAATGCACTCGACGAGGAAGGGCACCGGCAACTCGCCGATATATGGCGGGTCATCGCGCGCGACGACGACACGCGCGCCGTGCTCCTCGCCGCCGAAGGCCGTGCGTTCTCCGCCGGCGGCGATTTCGCAGTGGTCGAGGATCTGGCCGCCCGTCCCGAGGCGCGGGCGCGAATGTTCCGCGAAGCCCGCGATCTTGTCTTTGGCATCATTGATTGCCCCAAGCCAATTGTGTCCGCGATTAAGGGTTCCGCAGTCGGTGCGGGGCTTGCAGCAGCATTGCTTTCCGACATCCCGGTGGCGGCGAAATCGGCAAAGCTGGTAGATGGCCATGTGCGGCTTGGCGTGGCCGCAGGTGATCATGCCGCGATCATCTGGCCGCTGCTGTGCGGCATGGCTAAGGCCAAGTACCACCTGCTTTTGAACGAGCCTGTGACGGGCGAGGCGGCCGAACGCATGGGGCTCGTCGCTCTATGTGTGGAGGATGATGCGCTCGAAGCCGAAACGCTGCAGATTGCCGGGCGGCTCGCTGCGGGATCGCCCTCGGCCCTGCAATGGACGAAACATTCGCTCAACAACTGGCTACGGCTCGCAGGCCCCAGCTTCGATGCCTCGCTGGCGCTCGAGATGCTCGGATTTGCTGGTGAAGATCTGGGCGAAGGCCTGCAGTCGCTTCGGGAGCGCCGAGCCCCTTCATTTTCTAAAAAATCAGGAATGTAA
- a CDS encoding Zn-ribbon domain-containing OB-fold protein, with translation MGPQAEYFDLLGKGQFRIQRCDDCTAAVFYPRTHCPNCGGPLGWFAPEGSGVVYSATTVRRKPEAGGDYNVALVDLSEGVRLMTQIVGCDPGEVRIGMPVRFSGVGPAGDTVLYRPEDQQ, from the coding sequence ATGGGCCCCCAAGCCGAGTATTTCGACCTGTTAGGCAAAGGTCAGTTCCGTATCCAGCGCTGCGACGATTGCACCGCCGCGGTCTTCTATCCGCGCACGCACTGCCCCAATTGCGGTGGCCCGCTTGGATGGTTTGCACCGGAGGGATCGGGCGTCGTCTATTCCGCAACGACCGTTCGCCGGAAACCCGAGGCCGGTGGGGATTATAACGTCGCGCTGGTCGATCTGAGCGAAGGGGTGCGTCTGATGACGCAGATTGTGGGATGCGATCCGGGGGAGGTTCGCATCGGCATGCCTGTGCGTTTTTCCGGCGTAGGCCCGGCGGGCGACACCGTTCTCTATCGTCCGGAGGATCAGCAATGA
- a CDS encoding thiolase codes for MSWDLRGKVAIVGVGQAGLGAAEGFTEMEILAQAAQTAIADAGLAMRDIDGLTTASVLAPMWAMPVIEYLGIKPSFIDSTMLGGSSFVAHMMPAIHALNSGQCNAVLVCYGSTQRTSSISRKVIAGVRRDFDPQPYEYPYEPLNPLSTYAMAAARHMHEYGTTRENLADVVVAARAWARLNPEALRRDPLTREEVLAARMISDPLSALDCCMVSDGAAAYVMVRADRAKDLPHPPIHVLGNATRVHGRQGSSLPSLTETAAVESGREAFKMAGFLPKDIDVAELYDAFSINTILFLEDLGFCSKGEGGRFVADGGIAPGGRLPVNTNGGGLSCIHPGMYGAFITVEAVRQLRGECGDRQVKGADLALVHGNGGTISSQSTAILGTSATL; via the coding sequence ATGAGTTGGGATCTGCGTGGAAAGGTTGCCATTGTCGGTGTCGGCCAAGCGGGGCTTGGCGCAGCCGAGGGGTTCACAGAGATGGAGATCCTCGCACAGGCGGCGCAAACCGCCATTGCCGATGCCGGTTTGGCGATGCGCGACATCGACGGACTGACCACGGCAAGCGTTCTCGCGCCGATGTGGGCGATGCCGGTGATCGAATATCTCGGAATTAAGCCGTCTTTCATAGACTCTACCATGCTCGGCGGGTCGAGCTTCGTGGCGCATATGATGCCCGCGATTCACGCTCTAAATTCCGGCCAGTGCAATGCCGTTCTGGTCTGTTACGGCAGTACGCAGAGAACATCATCGATCAGCCGCAAGGTCATCGCCGGCGTGCGGCGCGACTTCGACCCACAGCCCTATGAGTATCCCTACGAGCCGCTCAATCCGCTCAGTACCTACGCGATGGCGGCGGCGCGGCACATGCACGAATATGGTACGACGCGCGAAAACCTTGCTGATGTCGTCGTCGCCGCCCGTGCCTGGGCCCGGCTCAACCCTGAGGCTTTGCGCCGCGATCCTCTGACGCGGGAGGAAGTTCTTGCCGCAAGGATGATCTCGGACCCGCTGAGCGCGCTTGACTGCTGCATGGTAAGCGACGGTGCGGCTGCCTATGTCATGGTGCGCGCCGATCGGGCGAAGGATCTGCCGCATCCGCCAATCCATGTGCTCGGAAATGCCACGCGCGTCCATGGGCGGCAGGGATCTTCCCTGCCGAGTCTGACCGAGACGGCTGCGGTGGAGTCGGGTCGCGAAGCCTTCAAGATGGCCGGCTTCCTGCCCAAGGATATCGACGTCGCCGAACTCTACGATGCGTTCTCGATTAACACGATTCTGTTCCTTGAGGATCTCGGGTTTTGCTCAAAAGGCGAGGGAGGCCGCTTCGTCGCCGACGGGGGAATCGCTCCAGGCGGTCGGCTTCCCGTTAATACGAACGGCGGTGGATTGTCGTGCATTCATCCCGGCATGTACGGCGCCTTCATAACGGTCGAAGCAGTCCGCCAGTTGCGCGGCGAGTGTGGTGACCGTCAGGTCAAGGGAGCCGACCTGGCTTTGGTGCATGGCAACGGCGGGACGATCTCAAGTCAGTCGACGGCGATACTCGGGACGTCCGCGACGCTGTAA
- the alaE gene encoding L-alanine exporter AlaE — protein sequence MPGVLKRHRAYIADTTALVVFFTATGVINERFIAGMAWNEVAQARFIGALLMLPVGRPYGLWRDWMMAHASETRVSQLFWDSLALLSFQVPIYAGIIAFSGASGGGLVRGIIGAALMMILLGRPYGAFLNVVRHAFGLPPGNLKPMSLNT from the coding sequence GTGCCCGGAGTATTGAAACGGCATCGAGCTTACATCGCAGACACGACCGCCTTGGTCGTGTTCTTCACCGCAACCGGCGTGATTAATGAACGTTTCATTGCCGGGATGGCTTGGAACGAGGTCGCTCAAGCGCGATTCATAGGGGCTTTGCTTATGCTCCCGGTGGGGAGACCCTATGGCCTATGGCGTGACTGGATGATGGCTCATGCAAGCGAAACGAGAGTGTCACAACTGTTTTGGGACAGCCTAGCGCTTCTAAGCTTCCAAGTGCCAATATACGCGGGCATTATCGCCTTCAGTGGTGCATCAGGAGGTGGCCTCGTTCGGGGGATCATCGGGGCCGCGCTCATGATGATTTTGCTCGGCAGACCCTATGGAGCTTTCCTGAACGTTGTTCGTCACGCGTTTGGCCTTCCGCCAGGGAACTTGAAACCGATGTCGCTCAACACGTGA
- a CDS encoding MarR family winged helix-turn-helix transcriptional regulator, producing the protein MLKLASRVKASQPIFMGTAMSNLGVDLALLLLGGFRKLVDEAMKELAHRGHPDFRPVYEYALLAIDAGASNATDLGRRLSVSKQAAAKTIAVLQRRGYISVEPDRGDARRKKLRITELGYEVMQMGAEVFQDLRNQWAHEIGIGKLEALEAELRLLVGAPSVRIDTPGWMLQEDQSG; encoded by the coding sequence TTGCTGAAACTCGCCAGCAGAGTAAAAGCCAGTCAACCGATTTTTATGGGAACCGCGATGTCTAATCTAGGGGTCGATCTGGCTCTTTTGCTGCTTGGCGGGTTCCGCAAGCTTGTCGACGAGGCGATGAAAGAACTCGCCCATCGAGGCCACCCGGACTTCAGACCTGTCTATGAGTACGCGCTTCTGGCCATAGACGCAGGAGCGTCGAATGCCACCGATCTGGGGCGGCGCCTCTCGGTTTCGAAGCAGGCGGCTGCGAAAACCATCGCGGTGCTTCAGCGGCGCGGATACATTTCGGTCGAGCCTGATCGCGGTGATGCTCGCCGCAAGAAATTGCGCATCACGGAACTAGGTTACGAAGTCATGCAAATGGGCGCGGAGGTCTTCCAAGATCTTCGCAATCAATGGGCACATGAGATCGGGATTGGCAAGCTCGAAGCGCTTGAGGCAGAGCTAAGGTTGCTTGTCGGTGCTCCGTCTGTGCGTATCGACACGCCGGGCTGGATGCTTCAGGAGGATCAAAGCGGGTAA
- a CDS encoding alpha/beta fold hydrolase: MFAASKNSASLETSATIEEVEHKYVQLNGKTLHYVIAGDKGSPIILVHGFPESWWAFHKLIPLLAHEHRVIAVDLRGFGDSDVADDDFTSRDAADDLCHLIKHLDLGPVHLLAQDVSGQVGYRVAAEHGELIRTLIAIETGLPGFGAEMLANVLVGGAWYIGAIAADGVANSILSGRERELITGLVYPSYNLGEALSQADGEEFVRAYARPHGLNGSVGLYRSLLRDGEAMKELAVTQLKMPVLAVGSFGGPFTETTMRQVAEDVTSVHIDGAGHYLAQEAPDRLAEAVLRFCAT, from the coding sequence ATGTTTGCTGCATCCAAAAACTCCGCATCATTAGAGACATCGGCGACGATCGAAGAAGTCGAACACAAATACGTCCAATTAAACGGCAAGACCCTTCATTACGTGATCGCCGGCGATAAGGGGTCTCCCATCATACTCGTTCACGGGTTTCCCGAATCCTGGTGGGCATTCCATAAGTTAATTCCTCTTTTGGCGCACGAGCATCGAGTTATCGCTGTCGACCTGCGTGGTTTTGGCGATTCCGATGTTGCTGATGATGACTTCACAAGTCGCGACGCGGCCGACGACCTGTGCCATCTCATCAAACATCTCGATCTCGGCCCGGTTCATTTACTGGCCCAGGACGTGAGTGGTCAGGTAGGTTATCGAGTCGCTGCTGAACACGGCGAACTTATTCGCACGCTGATCGCGATCGAGACCGGCCTGCCAGGTTTTGGAGCAGAGATGTTGGCGAATGTGCTCGTAGGGGGTGCTTGGTACATCGGCGCGATTGCCGCTGACGGCGTGGCAAACTCCATACTTTCCGGGCGAGAGCGCGAGCTGATCACTGGTCTCGTCTATCCTTCCTACAATCTCGGCGAGGCGCTGTCCCAAGCCGATGGAGAGGAGTTCGTCCGCGCCTACGCCAGACCGCATGGACTGAATGGTTCTGTGGGTCTCTATCGCTCTCTCCTCAGGGACGGTGAAGCCATGAAAGAGCTCGCCGTGACGCAACTTAAGATGCCAGTTCTCGCTGTCGGTAGCTTTGGCGGCCCGTTCACCGAGACTACCATGCGGCAAGTGGCAGAGGATGTGACGTCGGTGCATATTGATGGGGCCGGTCATTATCTGGCACAGGAAGCGCCGGACCGGCTGGCCGAGGCAGTCCTGCGGTTTTGCGCCACTTAA
- a CDS encoding LysR family transcriptional regulator, producing the protein MKGGDFIELTAFLCVTEERSFRRAATRMGMSPSALSHTIRALEQRLGARLLNRTTRSVAPTEAGLKLYSRVRPAIDEINDASKDVGTAQTEPRGLVRINLPRIAARLLLTPMLPDFAVRYPDVRLELVIDDGITDIVREGFDVGIRSGELVQQDMIALRLTPDLRMIVVGSPAYFAKRTVPRHPRELREHRCLAYRWDKSGALQRWEFQGPDGVIVINVDNVITANETDFLLDAARSGFGLANIGENLAAPYINSGELVQVLVDWTKPLAGLHLYYVNKPHMPAALRAFIDAIKSASNAHMHVE; encoded by the coding sequence ATGAAGGGTGGGGATTTTATTGAGCTGACGGCGTTTCTCTGTGTGACGGAGGAGCGAAGTTTTCGACGGGCAGCCACTCGGATGGGGATGTCGCCTTCGGCGCTAAGCCACACAATTCGTGCGCTTGAACAGCGGTTGGGTGCCCGCCTGTTGAATCGGACAACCCGAAGTGTGGCGCCTACCGAAGCAGGACTGAAATTGTATAGCCGCGTGCGCCCCGCCATAGATGAGATCAATGACGCTTCAAAGGACGTCGGTACTGCTCAAACAGAACCCCGCGGGCTGGTGAGGATCAACTTGCCCCGGATAGCAGCCCGGCTGCTGCTTACGCCAATGCTTCCGGATTTTGCTGTGAGATATCCCGATGTCCGCTTGGAACTGGTTATCGATGACGGCATTACGGATATCGTCCGGGAAGGTTTTGATGTCGGCATAAGGTCGGGCGAGCTTGTACAACAGGACATGATCGCGCTCCGGCTCACACCCGACCTCAGAATGATCGTTGTCGGATCGCCAGCATATTTCGCAAAAAGAACAGTACCGCGGCATCCCCGTGAACTGCGTGAGCATCGATGCCTTGCCTATCGGTGGGACAAAAGTGGCGCGTTGCAGCGATGGGAGTTCCAGGGTCCTGACGGCGTAATTGTCATCAACGTCGACAATGTGATCACAGCAAATGAGACGGATTTTCTCTTGGATGCGGCCAGGTCTGGATTCGGTCTCGCGAATATCGGTGAGAATCTCGCTGCGCCATATATCAACTCCGGAGAGCTCGTTCAGGTTCTTGTTGACTGGACAAAACCGCTTGCGGGACTTCATCTTTACTACGTCAACAAGCCGCACATGCCTGCAGCGCTCAGGGCTTTCATCGACGCGATAAAATCCGCAAGCAACGCTCATATGCATGTTGAATGA
- a CDS encoding zinc-dependent alcohol dehydrogenase family protein: MLRWEIDEIGRDRLELKSVPVPEPGPKEVLVRVGAVALNYRDKMVIETGRGLPLKFPFTPGSDLAGKVVGVGEGVTRFAEGDRVISTFTPDWIDGLRQGNARTPAYRTLGGYYPGVLAEYIAMSEEWFVTAPTTLDMVHAATLPCAGVTAWFALVERAGVQAGDIVLIPSTGGVALFGLQIAKANGAEVIVSGKAANAERAIALGADHYIDSDREDWVEAVYELTNDRGADHVLEVIGGPHLAKSVQLAAVGGHICQIGALEGFDISAPAMPLMLKDVTIHGIGTGSRRALTRLVRAVDQAKIKPVVDSTYAFADLHAAFDHLDKGPFGKVVIAVSELGEI; encoded by the coding sequence ATGCTTCGTTGGGAGATTGACGAAATCGGGCGAGACAGGCTCGAGTTGAAATCGGTCCCGGTCCCAGAACCGGGGCCGAAGGAAGTGCTGGTCAGGGTAGGGGCCGTAGCCTTGAACTACCGTGATAAGATGGTGATCGAAACGGGCAGGGGATTGCCGCTCAAGTTCCCGTTCACACCTGGGTCGGACCTTGCCGGTAAAGTGGTGGGAGTAGGTGAGGGCGTGACTCGCTTTGCGGAAGGTGACCGCGTCATCTCGACCTTCACGCCGGACTGGATCGATGGGTTGCGCCAGGGGAATGCGCGAACCCCGGCCTATCGTACTCTCGGCGGCTACTATCCGGGCGTTCTCGCAGAATACATCGCCATGTCGGAGGAGTGGTTTGTTACCGCACCCACGACGCTCGATATGGTGCATGCAGCTACCCTGCCATGCGCTGGCGTAACTGCCTGGTTCGCATTAGTGGAACGCGCAGGTGTTCAGGCTGGTGACATAGTTTTGATTCCCAGCACGGGTGGCGTTGCCCTCTTTGGCCTCCAGATCGCTAAAGCCAACGGCGCAGAGGTAATCGTGTCTGGTAAAGCCGCCAACGCCGAGCGAGCAATAGCTTTGGGCGCTGATCACTACATCGACAGCGATCGTGAGGATTGGGTCGAGGCGGTCTACGAGCTTACTAATGACCGCGGTGCCGATCATGTCCTTGAGGTCATCGGCGGCCCGCATCTTGCTAAATCGGTACAGCTCGCCGCGGTAGGCGGCCACATCTGCCAGATCGGAGCTCTCGAGGGTTTCGACATCAGCGCGCCTGCCATGCCACTCATGCTGAAGGATGTGACTATCCATGGCATTGGAACCGGAAGCCGCAGGGCGTTGACCCGCCTTGTCCGGGCAGTCGATCAAGCCAAGATCAAGCCCGTCGTAGATTCCACGTACGCTTTTGCGGATTTGCACGCAGCATTCGATCATCTCGACAAAGGTCCATTCGGCAAGGTCGTGATCGCGGTCAGTGAGCTCGGAGAAATCTGA
- a CDS encoding alpha/beta hydrolase family protein: MAFETSTFKDATVHSDMPVLSLRSIRLAAPERGDDLRVRVSAPIQGAALPVIVFSHGFGSSMDAYGPLVDYWAAEGFVVVQPTHLDSRRLALAQDDLRRRDFWRHRVADLTNVIDHLATICASVPGLAGRVDLECIAVAGHSFGAWAASMLLGARTKLDGVDRSDKRVSAGLLLAAGGLGGDSLTEMAIAQTPYLDTDFAGLDRPTLVVSGDDDYSPLTTRGPDWFRDPYLYSPGASALLTLYGSKHMLGGISGYGAAETDFEEPRHVALVQQSTTIFLRSILKPDPLGWQNFCESLNLEKGSLGEVESKNVNR, from the coding sequence ATGGCCTTCGAAACGTCAACCTTCAAAGACGCAACGGTTCACTCGGATATGCCCGTCCTGTCGTTGAGGTCTATTCGATTAGCAGCTCCCGAACGCGGTGATGACTTGCGTGTCCGCGTCAGCGCGCCAATCCAGGGTGCAGCGCTCCCGGTTATCGTCTTCTCGCACGGGTTCGGCTCCTCCATGGATGCCTATGGTCCGCTTGTCGATTATTGGGCGGCGGAGGGTTTTGTCGTCGTGCAGCCGACGCATCTGGATTCGCGCCGACTTGCTCTGGCTCAAGATGATTTGCGGCGCCGCGATTTCTGGCGTCACCGGGTCGCCGATCTGACAAACGTGATAGATCATCTCGCGACCATCTGCGCCTCAGTTCCGGGATTGGCTGGACGAGTCGATCTTGAATGTATCGCGGTCGCGGGCCATTCGTTCGGCGCCTGGGCTGCCAGTATGCTGCTCGGCGCCCGGACAAAGCTCGATGGTGTGGATCGATCGGATAAACGGGTTTCAGCGGGTTTGCTGCTCGCTGCCGGCGGGCTGGGTGGCGACAGCTTAACGGAAATGGCGATTGCACAAACCCCCTATCTCGACACCGACTTCGCCGGTCTCGACAGACCAACTCTGGTCGTAAGTGGGGACGACGATTACTCACCGCTCACGACGCGAGGACCGGACTGGTTCCGCGATCCCTATCTCTACAGTCCCGGTGCCTCTGCACTGCTCACGCTGTATGGAAGCAAACACATGCTTGGCGGGATCTCAGGCTATGGCGCCGCCGAAACGGATTTCGAGGAGCCGAGACATGTCGCATTGGTCCAGCAATCGACGACAATCTTCCTAAGATCGATCCTGAAACCGGATCCATTGGGTTGGCAGAATTTCTGTGAAAGCCTCAACCTGGAAAAGGGCAGCTTAGGCGAGGTCGAAAGCAAGAATGTTAATCGGTAA
- a CDS encoding MarR family winged helix-turn-helix transcriptional regulator, with protein MSSELVYPVGAFLKRAQHAYRLRVDRDLRALDLTAPQYAVLAAIQKEHGLSNADLSRVAFVKPSTMLGLISNLERADLIIRSPHPEQARVLRTALTESGTRVFEQAQEIVESIERVLCDAVGVANVPEFIKLLSRCADRLEG; from the coding sequence ATGTCAAGTGAGCTGGTTTATCCGGTCGGAGCGTTCTTGAAGAGGGCGCAACACGCTTATCGCCTGAGAGTTGATCGTGATTTGCGGGCACTTGATCTGACTGCGCCACAATATGCGGTTTTGGCAGCGATCCAAAAGGAGCACGGCTTGTCAAATGCCGACCTCTCCCGCGTCGCGTTTGTAAAACCCTCTACGATGCTGGGTCTTATTTCGAACCTGGAGCGTGCCGATCTTATCATTCGTTCACCACATCCGGAGCAGGCGCGCGTTCTCCGAACCGCACTGACCGAGTCTGGAACGAGGGTCTTTGAGCAAGCTCAAGAAATTGTCGAATCTATCGAGCGCGTTTTATGCGACGCGGTGGGAGTAGCTAATGTGCCTGAATTCATAAAGCTCCTCTCTAGGTGCGCTGATCGCCTAGAGGGTTGA
- a CDS encoding VOC family protein, with protein sequence MFNHIMVGSNDIDRSKHFYDAVLAVLGVDEAKENIADSGHIRLFYRQSGGTFCVSQPINDALATAGNGSTIAFKCSSAEQVRQFHDVAVAHGGTSIEDPPGLRNSGLSGLYLGYVRDPDGNKLCAIYRPD encoded by the coding sequence ATGTTTAATCACATCATGGTCGGGTCTAATGATATTGATCGTTCAAAACATTTCTACGACGCTGTTCTTGCTGTTTTGGGTGTCGATGAGGCAAAGGAAAATATAGCCGACAGCGGACACATCCGACTGTTCTACCGGCAAAGTGGCGGAACATTCTGTGTCAGCCAGCCGATCAACGATGCATTGGCGACAGCCGGTAACGGCAGCACCATCGCGTTCAAGTGCAGCTCCGCCGAGCAGGTAAGGCAGTTTCACGATGTTGCAGTTGCTCACGGGGGGACTTCGATTGAGGATCCGCCGGGGCTGCGTAACAGCGGCTTGAGCGGGCTCTACCTAGGCTATGTGCGAGATCCAGATGGGAACAAGCTCTGCGCAATTTATAGACCTGATTGA
- a CDS encoding carboxymuconolactone decarboxylase family protein, whose translation MTTANNRLELGKAKFEELTGHPAEAFIDSLKNISPDFARRALEWEFGDVMAQTALDRRLQEAVAVAVFATLGATAAQVLKLRIGTALRAGLSKDEVVDILNQVALGAGLPAGLAALQVAEAAFAGSDEPLGNEQPPSE comes from the coding sequence ATGACCACGGCAAATAATCGGCTGGAACTTGGAAAAGCTAAATTCGAAGAGCTTACAGGCCACCCTGCCGAGGCGTTCATCGATAGCTTGAAGAATATCTCACCGGACTTCGCCCGTCGCGCCCTGGAATGGGAATTCGGCGACGTGATGGCACAAACGGCGCTTGATCGACGGCTTCAGGAAGCTGTAGCTGTCGCCGTGTTCGCAACTCTTGGAGCGACGGCAGCACAAGTTTTGAAGTTGAGGATCGGCACAGCGCTCAGGGCCGGGCTCAGCAAGGATGAGGTCGTCGATATTTTGAACCAGGTAGCTCTGGGAGCAGGACTTCCGGCCGGGTTGGCGGCTCTACAGGTCGCCGAGGCGGCGTTTGCCGGATCTGATGAACCCCTCGGTAACGAACAACCGCCCTCCGAATGA
- a CDS encoding DMT family transporter, which yields MFALYFLIAFAAGCAISVQAAVNAQLASGIGGNVFGAAFYSFASGAVVLGLVAFLHGGLANAVAALPSQAPWKLIGGVLGAGAIFSTVILAPRIGLANLLILVIAGQLVTSLLIDKFGLLNSPLLPVTQVKLWGAVFVIGGALMTLFGDRILSWLSHTA from the coding sequence ATGTTTGCGCTTTACTTCCTGATCGCCTTCGCCGCGGGTTGCGCAATCTCCGTCCAGGCCGCGGTGAACGCACAGCTGGCGTCCGGTATCGGCGGCAATGTCTTCGGTGCGGCTTTCTATTCGTTCGCGTCCGGCGCGGTCGTCTTGGGTCTGGTGGCATTCCTTCATGGGGGGCTGGCGAACGCTGTCGCAGCTCTTCCGTCGCAGGCTCCATGGAAGCTGATAGGAGGTGTTCTGGGAGCGGGCGCTATCTTCAGCACTGTCATTCTGGCTCCAAGGATCGGGCTGGCGAATCTCCTCATCCTCGTTATCGCCGGACAATTAGTAACGTCGCTGCTCATCGACAAGTTCGGGCTGCTGAACTCCCCCCTCCTTCCCGTGACTCAGGTGAAGCTCTGGGGCGCGGTGTTCGTTATCGGCGGAGCTCTCATGACCCTCTTTGGGGATCGTATCCTCTCTTGGCTGAGTCACACTGCCTAG